Genomic segment of Candidatus Cloacimonadota bacterium:
CGGCTGCTTCGCATGGCGTTGATCTGGTCAAGTGTAAAGGGAAAACTGCCGGTGAGCATGCGGTAGATTAACACGCCCAAAGAGTAAAAGTCGCTCGCGTAACAGGCCCCCTTGCCGGTGTAGATTTCCGGTGCGATATAAGGCAGGGTCCCGGTTACGTATTGGGTGTCCAGGCTCAGTTCCGGACGGGAGAAGCCGTAGTCTATGACCTTCACCTCTATGCCGTTACGTGTCTTTCTATAAAGTATATTCTCAGGCTTGAGGTCATTATGCATTATATTCTGGGTGTGAAGGGCGTTCAAAGCGTAGCAGATTTGCACGATGATGTCATAGAAGTCGTTCACCCGCGCCTTGTTGAAGCGGAAGTTGTTAAACGTGGTTCCGTCAAAGTATTCGCTCACGAAGTAGATATGATCGCTAACGTGTCCGAAATCAACCACCCGGCTGAGGTTGGGATGCACGATCTTGGTGATGTGGTGCATGTCGGCAGCCTTGAACTGCTTGTAAAGGTCCTGCGACGAGAGGTATTGGAACAGCTTCAGGGTGTAAATGTTATCCGTGCGAACGTCACGCACCTTGAAAACGTTGGCCCAGGACCCCGTTCCCAAGATTTCCAGAACATCGTAGCGGTGGTCTATGTACATCTTTGAACTCCCAAAATGATTGGTTTTACCCTAATTTCACAGTGGCAGAGCTTGTCAACCGAAACTTGACGATTCCGGCTGGTTTTTGCAAGGAGGAGCTTGGAGTCGAGAACCACAAACGGCTTCTGGACAGCTTCAGGAGCGGATTTCTTGCGCCTGGTTCAGGGGGCTTCGCTCTGGAATCAGCCAGCGCCGATGCAGCCAGAGCCACTGCTCGGGATTCTGCCTGATGTAGCGTTCGGTGACGGCGTTAATCTCTTTCAGGAGGAGGAGTTGGTTTTTCGTGCTGTCACTCAGTTCCGGATGGTGGATCATCGGTTCAAAGCAGATGCTGATGCCCCCATCAGGGTTTCGCAATGCGTAGCCCGGAACGATTGGAGCCTTGTAACGTAGCGAGATTTTCGCCGCCCCTTTCCAATGCGGAGCCGGGTGGCCCAGAAATTCCAGAATCAGTCCCACGGGACCGGCATTTTGGTCGGTGAGGATGGTCACCACCATGTTTTGGCGCAGGCAGGCCAGAAGTTCTTTCAGCCCGTGCCGCTGGTCTATGAGCCGCACTCCCTGACGGGTTCGCAAGGCATTGTTGTAGGCGTCGAACAGGTGATTGTGCTGTTTTTGCACCACCGCGGCCAGCGGAATGCCGAAGAGCGGCAAAGTCCTCGCCGCCTCCCAGTTGCCCAGGTGGGCTGTGGCCAGAATTACTCCCTTTCCCAGCGCCAGTGCGGCTTCCAAGTTTTCCCTGCCGTTTATGCTGGTGCAGGAGATAAGCTGCTTTTCCGGCAGGAGGTAAAGCTCCGCGGCGCTGAGGCCAAGATTGAGGTAAACCCTTTTCAAAAGCTGCTTCCGTTGCTTGGGCGGCATACCCGGATACACCCTTTGGAGGTTTTCTGCCGCCACCTGGCGTCGAATGCCCAGTCCGTAGCCAATCCAGAGGAAAAGGCGCGTGAGCAGCCAGCGCCCCCAAGGGTAGGGAAGCAGCCTCAGTTTAAACAAAGCGAACCGGAAGAGCAGGTACTCTGTCCGGTTCACGAGGTTGTTACGCTTCAAACTCAGCCTGGGTGACAATCAGCCGCGCAGTAGTTCGATTTTTTTCTCAAGCACCGATTTGGGCACAGCCCCGATGGAGGTGTCCTTGAGTTCACCATTCACGAAGAACAGCAGGGTGGGGATGCTCATAACGCCATGACGGGCGGCA
This window contains:
- a CDS encoding lysophospholipid acyltransferase family protein, with product MKRNNLVNRTEYLLFRFALFKLRLLPYPWGRWLLTRLFLWIGYGLGIRRQVAAENLQRVYPGMPPKQRKQLLKRVYLNLGLSAAELYLLPEKQLISCTSINGRENLEAALALGKGVILATAHLGNWEAARTLPLFGIPLAAVVQKQHNHLFDAYNNALRTRQGVRLIDQRHGLKELLACLRQNMVVTILTDQNAGPVGLILEFLGHPAPHWKGAAKISLRYKAPIVPGYALRNPDGGISICFEPMIHHPELSDSTKNQLLLLKEINAVTERYIRQNPEQWLWLHRRWLIPERSPLNQAQEIRS